In the Tribolium castaneum strain GA2 chromosome 1, icTriCast1.1, whole genome shotgun sequence genome, one interval contains:
- the LOC655849 gene encoding mitochondrial carrier homolog 2 isoform X2, with protein MKVVKDNENKWSGYGLRIFLNTLSHPFEYAKVLIQIGYEPIPPHSSKTLLGKPALKLPNIFQYVKHIKSVDGLSGCYRGLGPKVCGSLINLVATQKMMEYLDLNQQDEEEDTDVEENRKQKFLKCLKGDIITHTTAIIISQPFHVITIRIMAQFVGKEAKYVGVFGSIGEIYRQNGILGFFSGLIPRLIGDILSVLLASSLTYVVNKYLIEEKEIQNYTSAAVCNHISQMVSSSIMYPFQVVSNCMAVSNSGLLAGSPPYMLHYNTWIDCWNDLSSRNQLKRGSSLLVRYYKGPSLITSKGNLLKGN; from the exons ATGAAAGTCGTCAAAGACAACGAAAACAAATGGTCAGGATACGGACTTCGCATTTTCCTCAACACCTTATCGCACCCATTCGAATACGCCAAAGTGCTCATACAG ATCGGATACGAACCCATACCGCCTCACTCGTCCAAAACCCTGCTCGGTAAACCAGCCCTCAAACTGCCAAACATCTTCCAATACG TCAAACACATCAAGTCGGTCGATGGTTTGTCGGGTTGTTATCGCGGCTTGGGCCCCAAAGTATGCGGCAGTTTGATAAATCTTGTCgctacacaaaaaatgatgGAATATTTGGACTTGAACCAGCAGGACGAAGAAGAGGATACAGATGTTGAGGAAAATCGAAAACAGAAATTTTTGAAGTGTCTCAAGGGCGATATCATTACACATACAACAGCCATAATCATCAGTCAGCCGTTTCACGTCATCACTATACGAATTATGGCACAATTTGTTGGAAAAGAAGCCAAATATGT GGGTGTGTTTGGTTCCATTGGTGAAATATACAGACAGAATGGAATTTTGGGTTTTTTCAGCGGACTCATACCCAGACTGATTGGGGATATTTTGTCCGTTTTGTTGGCAAGCAGTCTGACTTATGTTGTCAATAAGTATCTAATAGAAGAGAaggaaatacaaaattatacTTCAGCCGCTGTGTGT AATCACATTTCGCAGATGGTGTCCTCATCAATAATGTACCCCTTCCAAGTGGTGTCAAATTGCATGGCTGTCTCGAATTCGGGTTTGTTGGCTGGATCGCCCCCTTATATGTTGCACTACAACACTTGGATTGATTGTTGGAATGATTTGTCGAGTCGTAATCAATTGAAAAGAGGGTCTAGTCTTTTGGTTCGTTATTACAAGGGTCCTTCGTTGATAACAAGTAAAGGCAATCTACTCAAGGGCAACTAA
- the LOC655849 gene encoding mitochondrial carrier homolog 2 isoform X1 produces MKVVKDNENKWSGYGLRIFLNTLSHPFEYAKVLIQIGYEPIPPHSSKTLLGKPALKLPNIFQYVKHIKSVDGLSGCYRGLGPKVCGSLINLVATQKMMEYLDLNQQDEEEDTDVEENRKQKFLKCLKGDIITHTTAIIISQPFHVITIRIMAQFVGKEAKYVGVFGSIGEIYRQNGILGFFSGLIPRLIGDILSVLLASSLTYVVNKYLIEEKEIQNYTSAAVCYLLFKNHISQMVSSSIMYPFQVVSNCMAVSNSGLLAGSPPYMLHYNTWIDCWNDLSSRNQLKRGSSLLVRYYKGPSLITSKGNLLKGN; encoded by the exons ATGAAAGTCGTCAAAGACAACGAAAACAAATGGTCAGGATACGGACTTCGCATTTTCCTCAACACCTTATCGCACCCATTCGAATACGCCAAAGTGCTCATACAG ATCGGATACGAACCCATACCGCCTCACTCGTCCAAAACCCTGCTCGGTAAACCAGCCCTCAAACTGCCAAACATCTTCCAATACG TCAAACACATCAAGTCGGTCGATGGTTTGTCGGGTTGTTATCGCGGCTTGGGCCCCAAAGTATGCGGCAGTTTGATAAATCTTGTCgctacacaaaaaatgatgGAATATTTGGACTTGAACCAGCAGGACGAAGAAGAGGATACAGATGTTGAGGAAAATCGAAAACAGAAATTTTTGAAGTGTCTCAAGGGCGATATCATTACACATACAACAGCCATAATCATCAGTCAGCCGTTTCACGTCATCACTATACGAATTATGGCACAATTTGTTGGAAAAGAAGCCAAATATGT GGGTGTGTTTGGTTCCATTGGTGAAATATACAGACAGAATGGAATTTTGGGTTTTTTCAGCGGACTCATACCCAGACTGATTGGGGATATTTTGTCCGTTTTGTTGGCAAGCAGTCTGACTTATGTTGTCAATAAGTATCTAATAGAAGAGAaggaaatacaaaattatacTTCAGCCGCTGTGTGT TATTTGTTGTTCAAGAATCACATTTCGCAGATGGTGTCCTCATCAATAATGTACCCCTTCCAAGTGGTGTCAAATTGCATGGCTGTCTCGAATTCGGGTTTGTTGGCTGGATCGCCCCCTTATATGTTGCACTACAACACTTGGATTGATTGTTGGAATGATTTGTCGAGTCGTAATCAATTGAAAAGAGGGTCTAGTCTTTTGGTTCGTTATTACAAGGGTCCTTCGTTGATAACAAGTAAAGGCAATCTACTCAAGGGCAACTAA
- the LOC655849 gene encoding mitochondrial carrier homolog 2 isoform X3 has product MKVVKDNENKWSGYGLRIFLNTLSHPFEYAKVLIQIGYEPIPPHSSKTLLGKPALKLPNIFQYVKHIKSVDGLSGCYRGLGPKVCGSLINLVATQKMMEYLDLNQQDEEEDTDVEENRKQKFLKCLKGDIITHTTAIIISQPFHVITIRIMAQFVGKEAKYVGVFGSIGEIYRQNGILGFFSGLIPRLIGDILSVLLASSLTYVVNKYLIEEKEIQNYTSAAVCMVSSSIMYPFQVVSNCMAVSNSGLLAGSPPYMLHYNTWIDCWNDLSSRNQLKRGSSLLVRYYKGPSLITSKGNLLKGN; this is encoded by the exons ATGAAAGTCGTCAAAGACAACGAAAACAAATGGTCAGGATACGGACTTCGCATTTTCCTCAACACCTTATCGCACCCATTCGAATACGCCAAAGTGCTCATACAG ATCGGATACGAACCCATACCGCCTCACTCGTCCAAAACCCTGCTCGGTAAACCAGCCCTCAAACTGCCAAACATCTTCCAATACG TCAAACACATCAAGTCGGTCGATGGTTTGTCGGGTTGTTATCGCGGCTTGGGCCCCAAAGTATGCGGCAGTTTGATAAATCTTGTCgctacacaaaaaatgatgGAATATTTGGACTTGAACCAGCAGGACGAAGAAGAGGATACAGATGTTGAGGAAAATCGAAAACAGAAATTTTTGAAGTGTCTCAAGGGCGATATCATTACACATACAACAGCCATAATCATCAGTCAGCCGTTTCACGTCATCACTATACGAATTATGGCACAATTTGTTGGAAAAGAAGCCAAATATGT GGGTGTGTTTGGTTCCATTGGTGAAATATACAGACAGAATGGAATTTTGGGTTTTTTCAGCGGACTCATACCCAGACTGATTGGGGATATTTTGTCCGTTTTGTTGGCAAGCAGTCTGACTTATGTTGTCAATAAGTATCTAATAGAAGAGAaggaaatacaaaattatacTTCAGCCGCTGTGTGT ATGGTGTCCTCATCAATAATGTACCCCTTCCAAGTGGTGTCAAATTGCATGGCTGTCTCGAATTCGGGTTTGTTGGCTGGATCGCCCCCTTATATGTTGCACTACAACACTTGGATTGATTGTTGGAATGATTTGTCGAGTCGTAATCAATTGAAAAGAGGGTCTAGTCTTTTGGTTCGTTATTACAAGGGTCCTTCGTTGATAACAAGTAAAGGCAATCTACTCAAGGGCAACTAA
- the LOC655932 gene encoding proton-coupled amino acid transporter-like protein pathetic isoform X1, whose protein sequence is MSAKVLQYDTHELETFLPHSQPTYINPVPTQIYYFGSSYEANLKQYLLAARTTRYGSVYKSHQKFIYIRPSPQVDVKVTVSENEKDLGQVKEDFDPFKARHLDQPVSSGATLTHLLKSSLGTGILSMPAAFKASGLWLGVITTMLVSLICTHTAYALVTSAHALYRKAGKTSMSYAEVAEESCLRGPPWAKKYAFLLKQLVLWAIFVTYYATGSCYAVIVAENFNYVAFNYLGNFDKRITIAMLFLPFLLIAYVPNLKYLAPVSMVANFCMAIGLGITCYYLLNDIPSISDRPAVTNLATLPVCISIVIFAIEAIGVVMPLENNMKSPQKFVGLFGVLNQGMTYVTILYIILGFLGYLKYGDLTADSITLNLPREEYAAQAVNLLIGLAVFFTYGLVFYVCLDIFWTEIKHRFTTKTALANYALRTILVMINIIIAILVPAIVPFVGLIGAFCFSILGLVCPVIIEIFTFWDQGFGKFYWKLFKHLVVVCMALLAVVFGSKAAISDIAKTFH, encoded by the exons ATG TCGGCCAAAGTCCTACAATATGACACACACGAGTTGGAAACTTTCCTCCCTCACAGCCAACCAACTTACATCAATCCAGTACCCACCCA aatttattatttcggcTCTTCTTACGAagccaatttaaaacaatactTGCTTGCTGCAAGAACAACACGTTATGGAAGTGTTTATAAATCACATCAAAAATTCATCTACATTAG ACCTAGTCCTCAAGTTGATGTTAAGGTGACAGTGAGTGAAAATGAGAAAGATCTGGGCCAAGTTAAGGAAGATTTTGACCCGTTCAAAGCCCGACATTTGGACCAACCTGTCTC GAGCGGCGCCACCCTCACCCACCTCCTCAAATCCTCCCTCGGCACCGGCATCCTCTCAATGCCTGCAGCATTCAAAGCTTCCGGCCTCTGGCTTGGTGTCATCACCACCATGTTGGTATCCCTAATTTGCACACACACTGCCTATGCTCTAGTCACCTCGGCTCACGCCTTGTACCGCAAAGCGGGCAAAACGTCGATGAGCTATGCGGAAGTTGCCGAAGAATCCTGTCTTCGGGGACCCCCCTGGGCGAAAAAATACGCCTTCTTGCTCAAACAATTGGTCTTATGGGCGATTTTCGTAACTTATTACGCCACAGGAAGTTGCTATGCTGTTATAGTTGCCGAGAATTTCAATTACGTGGCCTTCAACTATTTAGGgaattttgataaaagaaTCACTATAGCTATGTTGTTTTTGCCCTTTTTGCTCATTGCCTACGTGCCAAATTTGAAGTATTTGGCACCAGTATCCATGGTTGCCAATTTTTGTATGGCTATAGGATTAGGGATCACGTGTTATTATCTCCTGAATGACATTCCGTCCATTTCTGACAGACCGGCAGTGACAAATCTGGCAACGTTGCCTGTTTGCATCAGTATAGTGATTTTTGCAATTGAAGCTATCGGAGTT GTAATGCCACTTGAAAACAACATGAAATCGCCACAAAAATTCGTCGGACTTTTTGGAGTACTTAATCAAGGGATGACTTATGTGACCATCCTGTATATAATTTTAGGTTTCTTAGGGTATCTCAAATATGGTGATCTTACGGCTGATTCAATCACGTTGAATCTTCCACGAGAGGAATA tgCTGCCCAAGCTGTGAATCTCCTTATCGGCCTTGCAGTATTCTTCACTTACGGTCTAGTGTTTTACGTGTGTTTGGACATTTTCTGGACCGAAATCAAGCACCGTTTCACCACCAAAACAGCACTTGCTAATTACGCCCTAAGAACTATTCTTGTGATGATAAATATCATAATTGCGATTCTAGTGCCTGCCATTGTACCGTTTGTCGGTTTAATCGGAGCGTTTTGTTTCTCGATTTTGGGACTTGTATGTCCTGTGATTATCGAAATATTTACGTTTTGGGATCAGGGATTTGGGAAGTTTTATTGgaaattgtttaaacattTGGTCGTTGTTTGTATGGCGTTGCTTGCTGTTGTTTTTGGGTCGAAAGCGGCCATCTCTGATATTGCAAAAACATTTCACTGA
- the LOC655932 gene encoding proton-coupled amino acid transporter-like protein pathetic isoform X2: MSAKVLQYDTHELETFLPHSQPTYINPVPTQPSPQVDVKVTVSENEKDLGQVKEDFDPFKARHLDQPVSSGATLTHLLKSSLGTGILSMPAAFKASGLWLGVITTMLVSLICTHTAYALVTSAHALYRKAGKTSMSYAEVAEESCLRGPPWAKKYAFLLKQLVLWAIFVTYYATGSCYAVIVAENFNYVAFNYLGNFDKRITIAMLFLPFLLIAYVPNLKYLAPVSMVANFCMAIGLGITCYYLLNDIPSISDRPAVTNLATLPVCISIVIFAIEAIGVVMPLENNMKSPQKFVGLFGVLNQGMTYVTILYIILGFLGYLKYGDLTADSITLNLPREEYAAQAVNLLIGLAVFFTYGLVFYVCLDIFWTEIKHRFTTKTALANYALRTILVMINIIIAILVPAIVPFVGLIGAFCFSILGLVCPVIIEIFTFWDQGFGKFYWKLFKHLVVVCMALLAVVFGSKAAISDIAKTFH, translated from the exons ATG TCGGCCAAAGTCCTACAATATGACACACACGAGTTGGAAACTTTCCTCCCTCACAGCCAACCAACTTACATCAATCCAGTACCCACCCA ACCTAGTCCTCAAGTTGATGTTAAGGTGACAGTGAGTGAAAATGAGAAAGATCTGGGCCAAGTTAAGGAAGATTTTGACCCGTTCAAAGCCCGACATTTGGACCAACCTGTCTC GAGCGGCGCCACCCTCACCCACCTCCTCAAATCCTCCCTCGGCACCGGCATCCTCTCAATGCCTGCAGCATTCAAAGCTTCCGGCCTCTGGCTTGGTGTCATCACCACCATGTTGGTATCCCTAATTTGCACACACACTGCCTATGCTCTAGTCACCTCGGCTCACGCCTTGTACCGCAAAGCGGGCAAAACGTCGATGAGCTATGCGGAAGTTGCCGAAGAATCCTGTCTTCGGGGACCCCCCTGGGCGAAAAAATACGCCTTCTTGCTCAAACAATTGGTCTTATGGGCGATTTTCGTAACTTATTACGCCACAGGAAGTTGCTATGCTGTTATAGTTGCCGAGAATTTCAATTACGTGGCCTTCAACTATTTAGGgaattttgataaaagaaTCACTATAGCTATGTTGTTTTTGCCCTTTTTGCTCATTGCCTACGTGCCAAATTTGAAGTATTTGGCACCAGTATCCATGGTTGCCAATTTTTGTATGGCTATAGGATTAGGGATCACGTGTTATTATCTCCTGAATGACATTCCGTCCATTTCTGACAGACCGGCAGTGACAAATCTGGCAACGTTGCCTGTTTGCATCAGTATAGTGATTTTTGCAATTGAAGCTATCGGAGTT GTAATGCCACTTGAAAACAACATGAAATCGCCACAAAAATTCGTCGGACTTTTTGGAGTACTTAATCAAGGGATGACTTATGTGACCATCCTGTATATAATTTTAGGTTTCTTAGGGTATCTCAAATATGGTGATCTTACGGCTGATTCAATCACGTTGAATCTTCCACGAGAGGAATA tgCTGCCCAAGCTGTGAATCTCCTTATCGGCCTTGCAGTATTCTTCACTTACGGTCTAGTGTTTTACGTGTGTTTGGACATTTTCTGGACCGAAATCAAGCACCGTTTCACCACCAAAACAGCACTTGCTAATTACGCCCTAAGAACTATTCTTGTGATGATAAATATCATAATTGCGATTCTAGTGCCTGCCATTGTACCGTTTGTCGGTTTAATCGGAGCGTTTTGTTTCTCGATTTTGGGACTTGTATGTCCTGTGATTATCGAAATATTTACGTTTTGGGATCAGGGATTTGGGAAGTTTTATTGgaaattgtttaaacattTGGTCGTTGTTTGTATGGCGTTGCTTGCTGTTGTTTTTGGGTCGAAAGCGGCCATCTCTGATATTGCAAAAACATTTCACTGA